The Brumimicrobium sp. genomic interval TTCCTCGTCATGAATACACTATTCAAGATGCAAATGGAAACAAGATTGGGTATGTAACTTCTGGTACTATGTCACCATCACTAGATGAAGCCATCGGAATGGGATATGTTCCTGTTGAATATGCACAAGAAGGAAGCAAGATTTACATCGAAGTAAGAAATAAACCTTTATTAGCGGAAGTGGTTAAGACTCCTTTCTACAAGAAGAATTAAACGGAATTATAAAAGCATATAGAAACAAAAAGGCGGTTTAAAAAAACCGCCTTCTTTAATGAGTACATATTTTCTTAATAGTTAATGGTATAAGTATGCCCATCAACTGTTACTGTAAATTGACTATCACATGCTCCCGTTCCATAATCAACTGTACGAGTTGAATATCCTTCTGGAGTATAATCAAATGTTCCTTTCGTGATATAAGGACAAAGTACTTTCACATGAAGAGGTGATGTAATAATCGCTGTATATTTTTGGGAACCTACAATCTCTGCATCTGCTGTTCCTGTAATGTCATATTCATCATCCAAGAAATTAAGTTGTGTATTATATCCGTTTGTGAAAGTTCTCACTCTATCTGAAGTATAGTTAACTACCTCTCCTGAAGTAAAGGTAGCTGTACCATCGACATTTACATTGTAAAACGGTTGTCCATTTGAATTATTCCCCATGTTTTCTACAGTCATAACTCCCTCAACCTTAATATCATTTACATAATAATCTACGGGCACATGTTTGATGATAGAACCTTGTGCATAATAAGAACCTGTCCAAGTTGTGATAATTTTTCCTCGACGTTTATTTCCATCATTACATGTACAATTAGTAGAGCCCCAATCTACAATCAACGTATTTACAGACCCTACTGTATCAATCGTAATCACAACATTACAATTTGATTTATCCATCATGTATGCAGAAGAAGCAGATTCATAACGAACAGTAACTTGATCCATTCCATACACGGGCAAACTTCCATCCTTAGCTTGGTTAGAGATATTGGACATATCGCTATACGTTCTTTCAATAATAGAATTGAAAATAAGAGCTTGGCGATCAGCATCCCATTTATTATCATCTTTTTTACAACTATTTATAGCAAAAACAATTACAATAGCTGATACTGTTAAAAAGGTTATTCTTTTCATAATTTAGAGTTTTACAGATTTACATCTAGTTTATATATTTAGCAACGTTAAAATTATTGAAATTATTTTAAAAGACAATAAAGTCTTTAAAAATCCTATGTTTTTGAAGTATATTTTTTGCCTGAAATATCAGCTAATCTGAATACAAATCTTGATATTCCTGCGCTACCTTACTCCATGCATGATTCACTGCTATTTGGGTAACATCTATATAATAATCAGCATATTTTGTATAAAGTAGTTTTAATTTTTGGGCAATTTCCTCCTTTGTTCCATATACAACCTTCTCACCTACACTATCCTCATAAATTCCATCAATTCCCTCATTCTGTGTATATAAAATAGGTAAACCTTGCAACAAAGCCTCTACATACACTAATCCAAAAGTCTCCTTCATAGAAGGCATAGCAAAAACGGCACATTGTGCAAAGATTGCTTGAAGTTTTTCTTTTTCATAAATAGCTCCGTGAAATTTGCATATTTCGGGGTGTTGGTTCATAAATGCTTTGACTCGTTTATCATCTCTTCCTCCTCCACCTACGACATGTAGAAATGCAGGGATTTGATATGCTTCATTCAATTCTTCAACTGCTTGAAGTAGCGCATAAACATTCTTTCCTTTGGCAAATTTACCGATATATAACAGATTAAATTGAGAATCTATACGCATATCCTTCTTCTTTGAAGCGGCATTTTCAATCCAAAAATCATCTACTCCACTCAATATTACTTGGAGTTTTTGCTGTATCTCTGAATAATGTTTTTTGATTCCTTGCAAGTTCAATACACGCTGTTGATAAGCAGTTGACATCAATACAATCTTTCGAGCATGTAAAAGAATGGATAGCCCAAATGGACGTGCATAAATAAGGTATTTATGAAAAAAATTAATGTCGGTATTTTGTATGGTAATATAGTAGGGAATTTTATACTTCTTAGATAATTGATAGGCTGCTCCTCCATCACTATACCATGTATGAGCGTGAATAACATCTATTTCACCTACATCAACTTTATTCTCAATATCGTGTATAATCTTCTTTATTTTAGCTGGATAAAGAATTCTATCCGTAGTAACATTTAAGATAGGCGCATAAATTATCTTAGAAGAAGAGTTTTTGAATTCAAATTGGTTTTTCCCTATTCTCTTTTTATCGCGGATGGGATGATAAATAATTTGTGTATATCCCAACTCGTCCAAGCCTTTACATAAGTTCATGTAAATAGTTGAACCCGAGTAATCATTCATAATATGGAGAATTGTTTTACTCATACTTGAAATAAATAATTATAGTATTCAGGTTCAATTTTTTTCACAGAAAATTCAACAGCACGTTGCTTCAAAAAATTGGAATCTACTGTTTCTTGTAAAGAAGATAATATGGCTTGGGATAATTGCAAAGAATCTCCAACTGGAACAAGCTTTCCATATTCTCCATCTTTTAAAATTTCTCTGGGTCCACTTGGACAATCTGTAGAAACCACAGGCACTCCCACATCTAACGATTCGACAATGACTGCAGCAAACCCTTCCCATTTTGAGCTCAACACAAATAGCTTAGCAAATTGTATGTAAAACGAGGGAATTTCGACATATCCCATTAAAAATATCGATTCTTCTAAGTTTAACTCTTTGATTTGTTGTTCTAAACTTGCTCTCAAATGCCCTTCTCCTAATATAACTAATACAGCATCTGTTTTTGCTCTTACCATGCCAAAAGCATGTATCAATGTAGAGAAATCTTTCGCTTCAGTAAGTCGCCCGGCAGAAATAATGATTTGCTTTTTCTCTTCTACTAGTTTTTCAAAAACAGGATGTACCTGAACTGGCTTTGTTCCCTGATATGTTGGAATAGGATTATAAATAACTTGGATCTTTTCAAGTTTTACTCCTGTTCGTTTGGAAAAATCTTCTTTAACACCTTGCGACACAGCAATAAACTTTTGAGGAATCCTATACATCAATTTTGAAAGAAATGGATACATCTTACTTGCATTACTTTTACTTTCTATTTCCATCGACAAATGAGTGTGTACTGTAATTACAGGCTTGGTTCTCAAAAAGGTCAAAAGGCAGCATAAAATATTGATGATATCTAAACGTTGTCGTGTAGATAAAGAAAACATAGGTTTTTCCTTCCACAAATATGCTGTATATGCGAATAGTCTTTTGATCGGATTTCCGGTAGAGACAAACACACGGGCTTCTTTTGGAACTTCTTTCAAATATTCTCCCCCTTCTTTTAACAAAAACAAATCAATGCTTATATCATCCCGTTGGATAAGTTCAGGAATTAAATTCATGTACACACGTGATATTCCTCCAAATTCAAGAGAGCCAATAAAAAAACATATTTTATGTTTACCTGTAGTGTTCATACTTTGTTTTAGTAACGCAGCAAATAAAATCCAAATTTACTTATTAAATACATACTGTTTTTAAGCTCTTTTCTCACCAAGAAAAATTTCAACTGATGCCAAATCCAGTAACGGTAAAACTTCTTCTCTTCTATAGTTTTCATTTGTCTAAACTGAATAAACTTCAGAAATGATTTTTCCATATTATAAGTTCCGATATCACTTCTATTTTCAGCATTCAAACGATAAGTTGCAGTAATTGCACAACTTTTTACAATACTTGTTTTTTGAGTGATACGCGCCCATAAATCCAAGTCTTCTCCAATTGCTATTTTCGGGTTAAAGCCTCCAATCTGGAGCAATAAATCTTTATCGGCTACAATCGTAATCGTGCATAAAAGATTTGGGAAAGTTAAATATCGTTTGAAATATTCGTTAACACCTAATGTGAAAACAGTTGAGGGTTCCATTCCTCCATTCATTTGTCGTCCATTAGTTTCTTCAAAAGAAGATGCAAACACTTTCTCACTTGGATAAGTATCAATTAATTGCTTCATCAAGCTCAGATGATTTGGCTTCCACAAATCATCTCCATCTAAAAAGGCTATCCATGAATAGTTAGCAGCTTTAATTCCTGAGTTCCTAGCTGCTGAAACACCTTGATTTTCTTGTTGAATAACTCGAATTCGTGCATCTGTAAATTCTTGCACTTTACGTAAACTAGCATCGATAGAACCATCATCTACCACAATCACTTCAAATTCATTATAATCCTGATTAAATACAGAATGTAGCGTGTCCGTGATACTATTTTCTTTGTTATATAGAGGAATAACTACTGAAAACATTTCTGAATCATTTAATGGCTATAAACTGTTTAAACGCCAATAATTTTCTATAAATCTCAGGAGTAGAAAAACAATCAAGAACGGTAAAACGTCCAGGGCGCATTTCGCGAGCTGTATCTATCAATTTGCAAAACAAATTTTCCGATAAATCAATTGTTAAGTCTGTAAAATCAAGAGGTATTTCTGATTTCTTGGCATAAATAATATGTTTTTCTTCTAATTTATCTTGAAGGTAAAGCGTAAACAAACTGATAGAAGCTACCTGAGTGCCGTGTAGCGTATTTTTGCCATAGTCCAAATGATCGATAGCATGGCTAATTAAGTGCTCACTTCCCGAACACGGTCTGGAAGTTCCTGCCAAAGACATGGCA includes:
- a CDS encoding glycosyltransferase family 4 protein; translation: MSKTILHIMNDYSGSTIYMNLCKGLDELGYTQIIYHPIRDKKRIGKNQFEFKNSSSKIIYAPILNVTTDRILYPAKIKKIIHDIENKVDVGEIDVIHAHTWYSDGGAAYQLSKKYKIPYYITIQNTDINFFHKYLIYARPFGLSILLHARKIVLMSTAYQQRVLNLQGIKKHYSEIQQKLQVILSGVDDFWIENAASKKKDMRIDSQFNLLYIGKFAKGKNVYALLQAVEELNEAYQIPAFLHVVGGGGRDDKRVKAFMNQHPEICKFHGAIYEKEKLQAIFAQCAVFAMPSMKETFGLVYVEALLQGLPILYTQNEGIDGIYEDSVGEKVVYGTKEEIAQKLKLLYTKYADYYIDVTQIAVNHAWSKVAQEYQDLYSD
- a CDS encoding glycosyltransferase family 2 protein, giving the protein MFSVVIPLYNKENSITDTLHSVFNQDYNEFEVIVVDDGSIDASLRKVQEFTDARIRVIQQENQGVSAARNSGIKAANYSWIAFLDGDDLWKPNHLSLMKQLIDTYPSEKVFASSFEETNGRQMNGGMEPSTVFTLGVNEYFKRYLTFPNLLCTITIVADKDLLLQIGGFNPKIAIGEDLDLWARITQKTSIVKSCAITATYRLNAENRSDIGTYNMEKSFLKFIQFRQMKTIEEKKFYRYWIWHQLKFFLVRKELKNSMYLISKFGFYLLRY
- a CDS encoding glycosyltransferase, with the translated sequence MNTTGKHKICFFIGSLEFGGISRVYMNLIPELIQRDDISIDLFLLKEGGEYLKEVPKEARVFVSTGNPIKRLFAYTAYLWKEKPMFSLSTRQRLDIINILCCLLTFLRTKPVITVHTHLSMEIESKSNASKMYPFLSKLMYRIPQKFIAVSQGVKEDFSKRTGVKLEKIQVIYNPIPTYQGTKPVQVHPVFEKLVEEKKQIIISAGRLTEAKDFSTLIHAFGMVRAKTDAVLVILGEGHLRASLEQQIKELNLEESIFLMGYVEIPSFYIQFAKLFVLSSKWEGFAAVIVESLDVGVPVVSTDCPSGPREILKDGEYGKLVPVGDSLQLSQAILSSLQETVDSNFLKQRAVEFSVKKIEPEYYNYLFQV